The window ATCAATCTTGGGTGAGCCTGACCGCGGGCGTGGCTGTGGGATCGTCAGCTCCTGCAAGCAAATGGGACAGAGCACTCATGGCATGGGCTTGTCTGGACATGATTGCGGTGGTTGAAGGATTCCGGCCTAAGACAACAGCGTATCCGTCGTCGTACGAATCCATTCCTTGGGCCATGAGCTGCCATATTAAGCTTCCGCTCATGGTTCCTCCGCTTCTTGCAAAGCCGTATGTTATTCTGTACACGTTGCTCATGTAATCGTCTCTCGCACTCAAGCTGTACCCTGGATCTCTGCTGGACTTGCCAAATTCCGCTATGACTAGCGGCTTTTTCAGTATGGTCCTCGAGTCTTCCCAGTGGCTTGACACCCACCTCTGCATAAATACCAATTGTGCTTTGTCATCTTTTCCAGATAACCTGCCACCCAATGCATTAATATGTGAGATCATGATGATCATGTCGGTTTTTTAGGATGCGATTGGCAACTAAACTGAAATTAAAAGATTAACTTTATGTTCAAATTAATAAGGAATTAATTATATCATGCTTGCTTTCACGTTTTGATTGCTAAAACCATGGGATTATTgattaatataatttttttcttttttagtttacCATTGATCTGGATACGCATGGATGGTGGCGAAATCAACGTCCCTAAGGAGATTGCTCCTTATGAAATCTGTTCCAACTTGGTAACCAGGATTAAATTGTTTCTTTTCGGGCATTGtgtctccataaaatccttccatgcCAATCTCCAGCAAGTGCTTCCGGTCCAATGACTTCACGAAACTTGCCATCTCTTGAGTCCATTCCTATCAACAACACTTcaactcattcattcattcattttagcCCCAAAAATGCACTAAAAAACTTGAGGGATGCTAAAAAGCAGCGGCAACGAGTCCTCACATTGACCGTCCTTCCGGAGTAATCAGCTTGGCAGCGGGGCTCGTTCATGAGTTCCCATGCCATGATTGTGGGATCATCCCTGTACGAAATTCTTGTAATTGTGTTGAACCTTGTCACCACTCTCTGCAAACACGAACCATATGCATGtttccaaaaaaacaaaaaaatgcatTATTCGTCCAGATTAGCGAAATAAATCTGGAAGACGTACTTGGAAACATAATAACCGACTCTTAATTGCAGCTTTCTCTTAGTCTTACCCTGATGTGATCTTTGTAATAACCTTTGATGGTGGGATGCGTGTAGAAATCATCGTCACTGTTGACGTGTGCTCCTGCATTTCGAGCCCACTGAGCATACTGCCCTCTACCCCCAAAGTCATTGTAATTGTTCACAAAACTCAATATCAAACGAATTCCATGCTTGTTTGCCTCAGAAATCACAAAATCCAGCGCCTGTATAGTGGTATACCACGTACACCAGTATTATGATTAAGCTAGCTAGTTGCAATACGAAAATAGACGTGcttggaaaggaaaaaaaacaataatGAACCTGAAAAACACGTTCATCATAACTTCCAGGTGATATTTGAAGTGCACGGTCTCCTCCATCGCCGAAAGCCCAGGTTCTGCATACCGAGAGACCGGCAGCGGAGGCATCCCTCAACACTTCAGACACTTTATACCTCTGGCTAGGGTCGGCGGCTACGTGCATCAGCCAATAGGAATTGAATCCATTGAAGAGAAATGGTGAGCCATTCAGAGCAAAACGGGGACCCTGAGTCCTAACAAATCCTGCACCATTTCTTGGAACCGTACTACCGCTAGCTTCACAAGCAAGAACTAGTGACAGCAGCGCTACTAGTGCAGCAGCTAGTCCAAAAAGATGGCTTATTCTTCTACTACAACTTGCCATTGATTGCTGCATACAATGGAATGATGTGTGTTGCTATAATGCTGGAGACTGTTAATTTGACTGGTTGATGACTGACGAGGGGGATATGATGAATTGTGGGAGGGGGGAGCTATTTATAAGGTGCCGATGATAAGAAGTGTTGCTAAAAATAGAAAACCTAGCGGAAGTTAAGTAGGTTTTCCGGTGACGGTGGTTTGCTAAATTGATTTAACTATGGAGATTCGTTCGATGATGCATCATGCATGCAGGGGTGGGGTATCACTATCACGTAAACTGGGGTGATGAGAAAGAGTATGAGAAACATAGAGACAGAGAGAGGGTTGGTTGGTTGAAAGCCGAACGTCAGCCGAAGAATTCATGGGATTGAGGTAAAACAAAGAAAGGCTGGGAAGGGCTGCTAAATATAGCTGATGCGCCTATCCCATGTGGTAGTACCATCTGATTCTGATCTTAGACGGGGAATTCAAGAAACTCGTCTTTCTGTTTTGCTAT is drawn from Coffea arabica cultivar ET-39 chromosome 1c, Coffea Arabica ET-39 HiFi, whole genome shotgun sequence and contains these coding sequences:
- the LOC113709004 gene encoding mannan endo-1,4-beta-mannosidase 5-like is translated as MQQSMASCSRRISHLFGLAAALVALLSLVLACEASGSTVPRNGAGFVRTQGPRFALNGSPFLFNGFNSYWLMHVAADPSQRYKVSEVLRDASAAGLSVCRTWAFGDGGDRALQISPGSYDERVFQALDFVISEANKHGIRLILSFVNNYNDFGGRGQYAQWARNAGAHVNSDDDFYTHPTIKGYYKDHIRRVVTRFNTITRISYRDDPTIMAWELMNEPRCQADYSGRTVNEWTQEMASFVKSLDRKHLLEIGMEGFYGDTMPEKKQFNPGYQVGTDFIRSNLLRDVDFATIHAYPDQWLSGKDDKAQLVFMQRWVSSHWEDSRTILKKPLVIAEFGKSSRDPGYSLSARDDYMSNVYRITYGFARSGGTMSGSLIWQLMAQGMDSYDDGYAVVLGRNPSTTAIMSRQAHAMSALSHLLAGADDPTATPAVRLTQD